A single Drechmeria coniospora strain ARSEF 6962 chromosome 03, whole genome shotgun sequence DNA region contains:
- a CDS encoding branched-chain-amino-acid aminotransferase — protein MAAFPPPPTNSIDWSNVGFRVREVNGHIESTYSHTTGKWTPLRFVADPFMRIHGMAPALNYGQQAYEGLKAFRDPGDGGIAIFRPDRNALRLQHSADVASMPRVPAEMFLEACRAAVALNAGFVPPHETGAAMYVRPQLYGSSAQLGLTAPDEYTFCVFVIPTGVYHGTHPVKALILDEFDRAAPNGTGSAKVGGNYAPVLRWSDKARRDGYGITLHLDSAKHEEVDEFSTSGFIGIVADNGLDGEVTLVVPDSSCVIDSVTSDSVQQMARSYGWKTEKRSIKYGELPRFTEVMAAGTAAALVPIRSITRRTTAGSAKLPAGPRVTTDGESETVTYIAETQEDAGAVCLKLLTHLKAIQLGKVKDEFGWRCAVTEKDLTIEGATVETRKNGEEQTVDELD, from the exons ATGGCTGCCTTTCCTCCACCGCCCACCAACTCGATCGACTGGTCCAACGTCGGATTCCGGGTCCGCGAAG TGAACGGCCACATCGAATCGACCTACTCGCACACGACGGGGAAATGGACGCCCCTCCGCTTCGTTGCGGACCCCTTCATGCGCATCCACGGCATGGCGCCGGCCCTCAACTACGGTcaacaggcctacgagggCCTCAAGGCCTTCCGCGAccccggcgacggcggcatcgccatcttTCGCCCGGACCGGAACGCGCTGCGGCTGCAGCactcggccgacgtggcctCGATGCCGCGCGTCCCCGCCGAGATGTTCCTCGAGGCCTgccgtgccgccgtcgcgctgAACGCGGGCTTCGTCCCGCCTCACGAGACGGGTGCCGCCATGTACGTCCGACCCCAGCTCTACGGCTCGAGCGCCCAGCTCGGCCTCACGGCGCCGGACGAGTACACGTTCTGCGTCTTCGTCATCCCCACGGGCGTCTACCACGGCACCCACCCGGTCAAGgccctcatcctcgacgagttTGACCGTGCCGCGCccaacggcaccggcagcgCCAAGGTCGGCGGCAACTACGCGCCCGTGCTGCGTTGGAGCGACAAGGCTCGACGCGACGGCTACGGCATCACGCTGCACCTCGACAGCGCCAAGCACGAGGAGGTGGACGAGTTCAGCACGAGCGGcttcatcggcatcgtcgctgacaatggccttgacggcgaggTGACGCTCGTCGTGCCCGACTCGTCGTGCGTCATCGACAGCGTCACGAGCGACAGCGTCCAGCAGATGGCCCGCAGCTACGGCTGGAAGACGGAGAAGCGGTCCATCAAGTACGGCGAGCTGCCGCGCTTCACCGaggtcatggccgccggTACGGCCGCCGCGCTGGTCCCGATCCGCTCCATCACCCGGCGCACGACGGCCGGTTCGGCAAAACTGCCGGCCGGCCCGCGCgtgacgacggacggcgagTCGGAAACCGTCACCTACATTGCCGAGACGCaggaggatgccggcgccgtctgTCTCAAGCTACTGACGCACCTCAAGGCCATCCAGCTGGGCAAGGTCAAGGACGAGTTTGGCTGGCGATGCGCCGTCACCGAGAAGGACTTGACGATCGAGGGCGCCACGGTGGAGACGAGGAAGAACGGTGAGGAACAGACGGTGGATGAGCTGGACTAA